A window of Micromonospora sp. WMMC415 genomic DNA:
ACCGAGCAGCGCGGTCAGCACCAGCAGCACGATGCCGAGGCTGCGGGCGGCCGGGGAGAGCCGCATCAGTCAGCCCGCCTGTGACGAACCGTCGCCCCCGTGGTCAATTCGCGCACCGCCGCCCCCTCTGACTGGCCAAACCTGGCAGTCAGAATAAAGTGAGCTATCCGCGCAAAAGGGGCGAATACTCGAATGGGGCTCAGACCGGCAGTGGCGCGTGCTCGCTCTCCGGCAGCGACCGCGACGGCGGGACGACGAACTTGTAACCGACCTGGCGGACCGTGCCGATCATCGACTCGTACTCCGAGCCGAGCTTGGCCCGCAGCCGACGGACGTGCACGTCCACCGTGCGGGTGCCGCCGAAGTAGTCGTAGCCCCAGACCTCGCGCAGCAGCTGGTCGCGCGTGAAGACCCGGCCCGGGTGCTGCGCCAGGAACTTCAGCAGCTCGAACTCCTTGTACGTGAGGTCGAGCGGCCGGCCCTTCAGCTTCGCGGCGTACGTGTCGGGGTCGATCGTGAGCTCGCCCGCCCGGATCGAGCCACCGGCGCCGGCGGTCGCGTTGCTCAGCCGGCCCACCGCCAGGCGCAGCCGGGCCTCGACCTCGGCCGGACCCGCCGCGGCGAGGATGACGTCGTCGACGCCCCAGTCCGCGTTGAGGGCGATCAGCCCGGCCTCGGTGACCACGGCGACCAGTGGCACGCCGAGCCCGGTGGCGTGCAGCATCCGGCAGGTGGCGCGGGCCTCGCTCAGCTCGGAGCGGGCGTCGACCAGCACCGCGTCGGGGCTGGGGCCGGCGACCAGCGTGCGGACGTCGCGCGGCGCGGTGCGGACCGAGTGGGGCAGCAGGTCGAGCGCCGGCAGCACAGCGGACGGTTCGCCTGCTCGCGCGGTCACCAGCAGCAGGATCTCCACGATCACCTCCGTCCCGGCGGCCCTCGGCCGCGCGCGACCAGCGGCACACTCCTCGCGGGTGGCGCTGAGAACTTGCGTGGTCCCGGCGTCGCTGACGGGCGGGGTAACGGCTTGAGCGTAACCGATCGCCCCGGCTGGACCTCCGCGCCATTTCCCGTTTGCCCGATGTGCCCTTGATCGCGCCACAGCTTTTAACCTCGCCGAAACCGTGACCCCCGTGGCCGGGGCCGGGTCTGGCACGATCGGTGGGTGTTTCCCTCCAGCACGCCGGACACCGGCCGTGACCCGTGGCCCGACCAGCCCCCGGGCGGCCCGCCGCGCGCGGGCGACGACCAGGAGCGGGCGGAACGCGGTGGCCCCCGCCGGGCCCGGCGCGACGGGGAGCCGGCGCGCCGACCCGCCATCGAACCAGGGGACGAGAAGGCCGAGGAGGTCACCCCGCCCGTCGAGGTGCGGCGGCCGCTCGCGCTGAGCGTCGCCGGCTTCGCCGCCCTGCTCGGAGCCGGTCTGGTGCTGGCGGCGCAGACCTCGGGGCCCGGTCACCGGCTGCCGTTCACGATCGTCGTCCTCAGCGTCCAACTGCTCTCGGTGCTGGCCTGGACGATGGCGGCGCGGCCGCCCGCGCTGGCGGTGGTCGCCGCGGTCAGCGCCGTCGCGGCGGTCGCGGCCGACACGGTTGCCGTGCGGACCGACGTCGCCCGGCTCATGCCCCTGGTGCAGATCCTCCTGGCGGGGCTGGTGGCCGCCGTACTCGGCCAGCTCGTCCGCCGCGTCGACCGGGTGCGGGTCACCGACTCGCTCCGGGGTACCGCGCTGATCGTGGCCGGCGTTGTGGCGTTCGGCACGCTGATCGTGCTCAGCCGGATCCCGGCGGGGACCCAGGCCATCACGGTCTGCCTCACCGCCGCCGGCGTCGCGCTCACCGTCGCCCGGGCCACCGACGCGTTCGCCGCCTGGCCCCGACTGGCCCCCCAGGTCCCCCGGGGCGCGGCCGGCGTGGTCGGCGGCGCCATGGTCGGCACGCTCGTCAGCGCGCTCCTCGGCAGCTACCTGGTGACCCCGTTCACCCCGACCCGGGCCGCGATCATGGGCCTGGTCGCGGCCGTCGCGGCCGTCCTCGCCGACCTGGCGGTCGGGTACGCGGAGGCGGGCCGCCTGATGGCCGGCGAGCAGCCCACCATGTGGGTGGCCCGGCACATGCAGGGCCCCCTCGCCGGCTTCGCCCTCGCCGCCCCGGCCGCGTACGCCCTGTGCAAGCTCGTGCTCTGACCGGAGATTGAGAATTCGACCGTTCGGGTACCACCGGGGCGCCGCGACGCGGCAACGGTGAGGACGACAGGAGGCGGCGTGACCGACGAGTACGCGTACCAGGAGCGGCCCCGG
This region includes:
- a CDS encoding response regulator transcription factor, with translation MIVEILLLVTARAGEPSAVLPALDLLPHSVRTAPRDVRTLVAGPSPDAVLVDARSELSEARATCRMLHATGLGVPLVAVVTEAGLIALNADWGVDDVILAAAGPAEVEARLRLAVGRLSNATAGAGGSIRAGELTIDPDTYAAKLKGRPLDLTYKEFELLKFLAQHPGRVFTRDQLLREVWGYDYFGGTRTVDVHVRRLRAKLGSEYESMIGTVRQVGYKFVVPPSRSLPESEHAPLPV